A single region of the Lysinibacillus sp. B2A1 genome encodes:
- a CDS encoding methylmalonyl-CoA carboxyltransferase yields MDMFDKINELYDRKTVIELGGGYERIDKQHEKGKLTARERIELLLDEDTFFEINPFITHRTVDFGMDKMEGPGDGVVTGFGKINGRSVYLFSQDFTVFGGALGEMHAKKMATVMDLAAKNGTPFIGINDSGGARIQEGVLSLDGYGHIFYRNAIYSGVIPQISVIMGPCAGGAVYSPAITDFILMVDKTSQMFITGPKVIETVTGEKISAEDLGGSKVNNAVSGNAHFRAPSEEEAIDQIKKLLSYLPQNNKEKAPRQARPEGDDYRPEIVDTVPIETTRPYDVRKVVEQVVDEGSFMEVHSEFAKNVVVGFARIAGESVGLVCNQPKVLAGGLDIDSSDKAARFIRTCDAYNVPIITFEDVSGFFPGVKQEHGGIIRHGAKILYAYSEATVPKITVILRKAYGGAYVALNSKSIGADLVFAWPNAEIAVMGAAGAANIIFAREIAKSDDPEATRAAKIEEYKEKFANPYVAASRGMVDDVIDPRDTRIKLIQGLDMLSNKHESRPEKKHGNIPL; encoded by the coding sequence ATGGATATGTTCGACAAAATTAATGAGTTATATGACCGTAAGACGGTAATTGAACTTGGTGGTGGCTATGAGCGCATCGACAAGCAACATGAAAAAGGTAAATTAACTGCTCGTGAGCGCATTGAATTATTGCTGGACGAAGATACATTTTTCGAAATCAACCCATTCATTACACACCGTACAGTAGACTTCGGTATGGATAAGATGGAAGGACCTGGTGATGGTGTAGTAACTGGTTTCGGTAAAATTAATGGACGTTCTGTTTACTTATTCTCGCAAGATTTCACTGTATTTGGTGGAGCGCTTGGTGAAATGCATGCGAAAAAAATGGCCACAGTAATGGATCTTGCTGCGAAAAACGGTACACCATTCATTGGTATTAATGATTCTGGTGGTGCACGTATTCAAGAAGGTGTACTTTCACTTGATGGATACGGTCATATTTTCTATCGTAATGCCATCTACTCTGGCGTAATCCCACAAATTTCAGTAATTATGGGACCATGTGCTGGAGGTGCTGTATATTCTCCAGCCATCACAGACTTTATCCTAATGGTTGATAAAACATCTCAAATGTTCATTACAGGACCTAAAGTAATTGAAACGGTTACAGGTGAAAAAATCTCTGCAGAAGATTTAGGTGGTTCTAAAGTAAATAACGCTGTAAGTGGTAATGCTCACTTCCGCGCACCATCTGAAGAAGAAGCAATCGATCAAATTAAAAAACTATTAAGCTATCTTCCACAAAATAATAAAGAAAAAGCACCACGTCAGGCACGTCCAGAAGGTGATGACTACCGCCCTGAAATAGTAGATACTGTGCCGATCGAAACAACTCGCCCTTATGATGTACGTAAAGTAGTTGAGCAAGTAGTGGACGAAGGCTCATTTATGGAAGTTCACTCAGAATTTGCGAAAAACGTAGTAGTAGGTTTTGCACGTATTGCAGGTGAATCAGTTGGTCTTGTATGTAATCAACCAAAAGTACTTGCTGGTGGACTAGATATCGATTCTTCTGACAAAGCGGCTCGTTTCATCCGTACTTGTGATGCATACAATGTTCCAATCATCACATTTGAGGATGTTTCTGGCTTCTTCCCAGGCGTTAAACAAGAGCATGGTGGAATCATCCGTCATGGAGCAAAAATCCTTTATGCATACTCTGAAGCAACTGTACCGAAAATTACAGTTATTTTACGTAAAGCATATGGTGGTGCTTATGTTGCGCTTAACTCAAAATCAATTGGAGCTGACCTTGTATTTGCTTGGCCGAACGCTGAAATTGCGGTTATGGGTGCAGCAGGTGCCGCAAATATTATCTTTGCTCGCGAAATTGCAAAATCAGATGATCCAGAAGCAACACGTGCAGCGAAAATTGAAGAATACAAAGAAAAGTTCGCAAACCCATATGTTGCAGCATCTCGCGGTATGGTAGATGATGTTATTGATCCACGTGATACACGTATTAAGCTAATTCAAGGCTTAGACATGCTTTCAAATAAACATGAATCACGTCCAGAGAAAAAACACGGAAACATTCCACTATAA
- a CDS encoding chemotaxis protein CheW — protein sequence MESVKAVVFACGTEEYAVPVEQAISIEKLEHVTPIPHLPNYLLGFTRIRGELVPVLDFERILYNRSSNAATARIIVLNTDVVNYGLLVTEAREILDFDTSILQQMGLVNYSKTRYFTAVANLENRMITYVDPKILVNSLEGIREIINYLHKMLENEQKNVDA from the coding sequence ATGGAGAGTGTAAAGGCAGTAGTTTTTGCTTGTGGAACTGAGGAATATGCAGTGCCTGTGGAACAAGCAATTTCGATTGAAAAATTAGAGCATGTAACACCAATTCCTCATTTACCTAATTATCTTCTAGGCTTCACAAGAATTCGAGGTGAGCTTGTACCAGTGCTTGATTTTGAACGTATTCTTTATAATCGTTCTTCAAATGCTGCAACAGCACGTATTATAGTCTTGAATACAGATGTTGTGAATTATGGATTACTTGTAACAGAGGCCCGTGAAATTCTAGATTTTGACACGTCTATCTTACAGCAGATGGGGCTTGTCAATTATTCAAAAACACGTTATTTTACAGCTGTAGCAAACTTAGAAAATCGTATGATTACTTATGTGGACCCAAAAATTCTAGTCAATTCACTAGAGGGAATTCGGGAAATTATTAATTATTTGCATAAAATGCTTGAAAATGAACAAAAAAACGTAGATGCTTGA
- the nspC gene encoding carboxynorspermidine decarboxylase, whose amino-acid sequence MRPIDFSKVPSPSYVVDERLLTKNLELLKSIQDRTGCRILLALKGFSMHSTFPLVGEYLAGITASSLHEARLGYEKMGKEVHVYAPAYMEHEMDELLGYVDHVVFNSFNQWAQFKDKVKSAGKTIECGIRVNPEYSEIETALYDPCYTNSRLGTTLANFDKTQLDGIDGLHFHAMCEQNSDTLERIIEVVEEKFGDVLHQMKWLNFGGGHHITREDYDVEKLVNIINYVQEKYNLLVYLEPGEAVALNTGYLVATVLDIQENGMDLAILDTSATCHMPDVLEMPYRPMIIGSSQANELAHTYRLGGLTCLAGDVIGDYSFEQPLKPGDRLVFTDMAHYSMVKNHMFNGVNLPSIVSYNDEEGIKVIREFKFEDYSGRLS is encoded by the coding sequence ATGAGACCAATTGATTTTTCAAAAGTTCCATCCCCTTCTTATGTAGTGGATGAGCGATTATTAACAAAAAATCTTGAGCTTTTAAAATCAATTCAAGATCGTACAGGCTGTCGCATTTTACTAGCCCTTAAAGGTTTCTCTATGCATTCAACATTCCCTTTAGTAGGAGAATATTTAGCAGGCATTACAGCCAGCTCACTGCATGAAGCACGTCTTGGCTATGAAAAAATGGGCAAAGAAGTTCACGTTTATGCTCCGGCTTATATGGAGCATGAAATGGACGAGCTTCTTGGCTATGTGGATCATGTGGTGTTTAACTCATTTAACCAATGGGCTCAGTTCAAGGATAAAGTGAAATCTGCTGGTAAAACAATTGAATGTGGTATTCGTGTGAATCCTGAGTACTCGGAAATTGAAACAGCGCTTTACGATCCTTGCTATACAAATTCCCGCCTTGGAACAACTTTGGCTAACTTCGATAAAACTCAGCTTGACGGCATTGATGGCTTACACTTCCATGCGATGTGTGAACAAAATTCAGATACGTTAGAGCGTATTATTGAAGTAGTAGAAGAAAAATTTGGTGATGTTTTACACCAAATGAAATGGTTGAACTTCGGTGGTGGTCACCATATTACGCGTGAAGATTATGATGTAGAGAAGCTTGTGAACATCATTAATTATGTGCAAGAAAAATATAACCTGCTTGTGTATTTAGAACCAGGTGAAGCAGTAGCCCTTAATACTGGTTATTTAGTTGCTACTGTGCTTGATATCCAAGAAAATGGGATGGATCTTGCTATTTTAGATACGTCAGCGACATGTCATATGCCCGACGTACTTGAAATGCCATACCGTCCAATGATTATTGGTTCTAGTCAAGCTAATGAATTAGCCCACACATATCGCCTAGGTGGACTTACATGTCTTGCTGGTGATGTAATTGGCGATTATTCATTTGAGCAGCCATTAAAACCTGGTGATCGTCTTGTATTTACGGATATGGCCCATTATTCAATGGTGAAAAATCATATGTTTAACGGTGTCAACTTACCTTCAATCGTTTCTTACAATGATGAAGAAGGCATTAAAGTCATTCGTGAATTTAAATTTGAAGACTATAGCGGTCGACTTTCTTAA
- a CDS encoding saccharopine dehydrogenase, producing the protein MGKALIIGAGGVASVVVHKCVQNSDVFEEICIASRTVSKCDALKEKLDGGKTKIHTAQVDADNTEEVIELIKAFGPDVVINVALPYQDLTIMDACLATGVHYVDTANYEPPETAKFEYKWQWAYKEKFEKAGLTALLGSGFDPGVTGVFTAHAQKHEFDEIHYIDIVDANAGDHGYHFATNFNPEINIREITANGRYWKEGEWIETAPLEKKEVYNLPEIGPKDIYLLYHEELESLAKNIKGLKQIRFWMTFSEKYLTHLKVLENVGMTSIEPIEFEGQMIQPIHFLKAVLPDPASLGPRTKGKTNIGCIIRGLKDGKEKTYYVYNVCDHEECYNEVGSQAISYTTGVPAMIGAMLVMNGEWRKPGVWNVEDFNPDPFMDALNKWGLPWQESHNPELLDLDLDAKELSR; encoded by the coding sequence TTGGGTAAAGCATTGATTATCGGAGCTGGCGGAGTTGCCAGTGTTGTGGTACACAAGTGTGTTCAAAATTCGGACGTATTTGAGGAAATTTGTATCGCAAGTAGAACTGTTTCAAAATGTGACGCTCTAAAAGAAAAACTAGACGGCGGAAAAACAAAAATTCATACTGCACAGGTAGACGCAGACAATACAGAAGAGGTTATTGAGCTTATTAAAGCTTTCGGACCAGATGTAGTGATTAACGTTGCACTACCTTATCAGGACTTAACGATTATGGATGCTTGCTTAGCGACAGGTGTGCACTATGTGGATACTGCAAACTACGAGCCACCTGAAACGGCAAAATTTGAATATAAATGGCAATGGGCTTATAAAGAGAAGTTTGAAAAAGCTGGCTTAACTGCATTACTTGGAAGCGGTTTTGACCCAGGTGTAACAGGCGTTTTCACAGCTCATGCACAAAAACATGAATTTGATGAAATCCACTATATCGATATCGTGGATGCCAATGCGGGAGATCATGGATATCATTTCGCAACAAACTTCAACCCAGAAATTAACATTCGTGAAATTACAGCGAATGGTCGTTACTGGAAAGAAGGCGAGTGGATTGAAACTGCACCACTTGAGAAAAAAGAAGTGTATAACCTACCTGAAATCGGACCAAAAGATATTTACCTTCTATACCATGAAGAGCTTGAATCACTTGCAAAAAATATCAAAGGTTTAAAACAAATCCGCTTCTGGATGACGTTCTCTGAAAAATACTTAACACACTTAAAAGTATTAGAAAACGTAGGTATGACATCAATTGAACCAATCGAATTTGAAGGGCAAATGATTCAACCAATCCACTTCCTTAAAGCGGTATTACCAGATCCAGCTTCACTTGGACCACGTACAAAAGGTAAAACAAACATTGGTTGTATCATTCGCGGCCTAAAAGATGGCAAAGAAAAAACGTACTATGTGTACAACGTATGTGACCACGAAGAGTGCTACAACGAGGTTGGTTCACAAGCGATTTCTTACACAACTGGCGTACCAGCTATGATCGGTGCAATGCTTGTGATGAACGGTGAATGGCGTAAACCAGGTGTATGGAATGTGGAAGATTTCAATCCAGATCCGTTCATGGATGCATTAAATAAATGGGGTCTACCATGGCAAGAAAGCCATAACCCAGAGTTACTTGACCTTGATTTAGATGCAAAGGAATTAAGCCGATGA
- a CDS encoding methyl-accepting chemotaxis protein, producing MKLRNSLTFQLGTIIAGILVVMLGITSFATYITAYNKLYDAAGIEAYGCANITTGLIRPEDMEQALSGEQAAKERIGKDLNWTTGHKDIFQTQYILTLDGTLLALDDHLAEKGFAPGDTFYMDTEAIQLLLEKKHPTYSEPYTYGGMERLSGYAPIFKDHDTSKEIIAISVIDFDATIVKERTWDVVRSGILISIFPMLIASIITGLLIRRKVKPITLLIHQAKQIANGNLAVEEMKVKRNDEVGDLASTLDRMTVNLQNMIMTMRATSITLATNADETTNTLNDMSNTIQGVAHNIYEVTATVTEGLHHAENATGVLTSLAEDLQAIKVKADTSVETSRGTMKIAAEGEQLAKDINNDMTLIRNGSDMVSNTVSNLVTSATRVQAITTSIAGIAEQTNLLALNASIEAARAGEHGKGFAVVAEEVRKLAEQSNQEVLKVDQLIQEIMGHIQQVTSSTQDNTKYIEKGTKTVRLTAQSLGNISTAVSHTVEEIIEISHVMTLETDKSDHVVQMIQQLTQSIQEIEETLNTITAAAQQTTASIDEVAHSSNGMNQMAHTLEQHVKSFKLKEC from the coding sequence GTGAAATTACGAAATTCATTAACTTTTCAACTTGGAACGATCATTGCTGGTATCTTAGTGGTGATGCTAGGAATTACATCGTTCGCTACATACATAACTGCTTATAATAAATTATATGATGCGGCGGGAATCGAGGCATATGGATGTGCCAATATAACAACGGGCTTGATTCGCCCAGAAGATATGGAACAAGCACTGAGTGGGGAGCAAGCGGCAAAAGAGCGAATTGGCAAGGATTTAAATTGGACAACAGGACACAAAGATATCTTTCAAACTCAATATATTTTAACGCTAGATGGTACGTTGTTAGCCTTAGACGATCATTTGGCAGAGAAGGGCTTTGCACCTGGAGATACGTTTTACATGGACACAGAGGCAATCCAATTATTACTTGAGAAAAAGCACCCAACTTACTCGGAACCTTATACATATGGTGGAATGGAGCGATTATCAGGCTATGCACCTATTTTTAAGGATCATGACACAAGCAAGGAAATCATTGCCATCAGTGTCATTGATTTCGATGCTACTATTGTGAAGGAGCGAACTTGGGATGTTGTGCGGAGTGGTATTTTAATTAGTATTTTTCCAATGTTAATTGCTTCAATTATTACAGGACTTTTAATCCGTCGTAAGGTTAAGCCTATTACCTTACTAATTCATCAGGCTAAGCAAATAGCAAATGGTAATTTAGCAGTAGAAGAAATGAAGGTAAAAAGGAATGATGAGGTAGGAGATTTAGCAAGCACATTAGATCGTATGACTGTAAACTTACAAAATATGATTATGACGATGCGCGCTACTTCTATTACATTAGCCACGAACGCTGATGAAACCACTAACACATTAAATGATATGTCAAATACGATTCAAGGCGTTGCGCACAATATCTATGAGGTAACAGCGACTGTAACGGAAGGTCTGCACCATGCGGAAAATGCAACAGGTGTACTTACATCCCTCGCAGAGGATTTACAAGCTATAAAAGTGAAAGCAGATACAAGTGTTGAAACCTCTCGAGGGACAATGAAAATTGCCGCAGAAGGAGAGCAGCTTGCTAAAGATATTAATAATGATATGACTTTAATCCGTAATGGCTCTGATATGGTCAGTAACACCGTCAGCAATTTAGTCACATCAGCAACGCGAGTTCAAGCTATTACGACATCCATTGCTGGTATTGCTGAACAAACCAACTTGCTGGCTTTGAATGCCTCCATTGAAGCAGCAAGAGCAGGCGAACATGGCAAGGGCTTTGCAGTCGTAGCAGAGGAGGTTCGAAAACTTGCAGAGCAATCGAATCAAGAAGTATTAAAGGTTGACCAGCTTATACAAGAAATTATGGGGCATATTCAGCAGGTTACTTCTTCGACGCAGGATAATACAAAATATATCGAAAAGGGAACAAAAACAGTTCGTTTAACTGCTCAATCATTAGGAAATATTTCAACAGCTGTTTCACATACTGTAGAAGAAATCATTGAAATATCACATGTTATGACATTGGAAACAGACAAATCAGATCATGTTGTTCAGATGATTCAACAATTAACGCAGTCTATTCAAGAGATTGAGGAAACATTGAATACGATTACAGCGGCAGCCCAGCAAACAACAGCAAGTATTGATGAGGTAGCGCATAGCTCAAATGGAATGAATCAAATGGCACATACACTAGAACAACATGTAAAATCGTTCAAATTAAAAGAATGTTAA
- a CDS encoding lysine transporter LysE, producing MSLYVAYVLVGLAIAMPVGAITVEMTKQGLKNGFIHGWAVGLGGMTIDVVLVFALYMGLASILAMPIIQIPMWIIGAGFLFFLGLDSIKNADHDITLAGEKVTKSFFTSYRNGLLVAISPGNLVFWVNVFGVILAKSYGQGESTSFLVIAAGVLSGILLHDIGLMAIVSVTRKAMSRKVIKTLTMAAGVLLIGFAGYFIYEFIQAIKVYI from the coding sequence TTGAGTTTATATGTAGCATATGTATTGGTAGGACTTGCGATTGCCATGCCAGTTGGGGCCATCACCGTCGAAATGACGAAGCAGGGTTTAAAGAATGGCTTTATCCATGGCTGGGCAGTTGGACTCGGTGGCATGACGATTGACGTAGTATTAGTATTTGCATTGTATATGGGATTAGCCTCGATTTTAGCAATGCCGATTATTCAAATTCCAATGTGGATAATAGGGGCAGGCTTTTTATTCTTCTTGGGGCTGGATTCAATAAAAAATGCGGACCATGATATTACGCTAGCAGGCGAGAAAGTAACGAAATCGTTTTTTACTTCTTATCGTAATGGACTACTAGTAGCTATTTCGCCTGGAAATCTCGTATTCTGGGTGAATGTTTTCGGTGTGATTCTAGCCAAATCATATGGTCAAGGCGAGTCAACCAGCTTTTTAGTCATTGCAGCAGGTGTTCTGAGCGGTATATTATTGCATGATATTGGCTTAATGGCCATTGTTTCAGTGACCCGTAAAGCGATGAGCCGTAAGGTTATTAAGACCCTTACAATGGCGGCAGGTGTCTTACTAATTGGCTTTGCAGGATATTTTATCTATGAATTTATACAAGCTATTAAGGTCTATATATGA